One genomic segment of Musa acuminata AAA Group cultivar baxijiao chromosome BXJ3-3, Cavendish_Baxijiao_AAA, whole genome shotgun sequence includes these proteins:
- the LOC103973877 gene encoding uncharacterized protein LOC103973877 has product MGRGEGGPAESGSVPIAAISAVGETLATVDDLCSHLHQFLSLADRDVLTELPPLHRARAFLVLAQAASTLFLVKLRCSGIQPDDHPISKEFERISLYREKLERFDEWSKAPLRPSTRLNSQAATRFIGHSLPNLTPEQRQSLRDISRGDFVRIRPSDNHRAKKKRKQQKPERQPARAAAQEFLEKAARELLGAGELGLKGPLQEISDEEDEQIG; this is encoded by the exons ATGGGCCGCGGCGAAGGAGGACCGGCGGAGAGCGGCTCCGTTCCCATAGCCGCTATAAGCGCAGTCGGAGAAACCCTAGCCACTGTGGACGACCTCTGCTCCCATCTCCACCAGTTCCTCTCTctggccgaccgcgacgtgcttaCCGAGCTCCCCCCTCTCCACCGCGCCCGCGCCTTCCTCGTCCTCGCCCAGGCCGCCTCCACCCTCTTTTTAG TGAAGCTGAGGTGTAGCGGGATCCAACCGGATGATCACCCTATCAGCAAAGAGTTT GAGAGGATAAGCTTGTACCGAGAGAAACTGGAGCGATTTGATGAATGGAGTAAAG CTCCTTTGCGGCCATCGACTAGGTTGAATTCCCAGGCAGCAACACGTTTCATTGGGCACTCGCTGCCCAACTTGACTCCAG AGCAGAGGCAAAGTTTGCGGGATATTAGTCGAGGGGACTTTGTCAGAATTAGGCCTTCTGACAATCATAgagcaaagaagaagaggaaacagcAAAAACCCGAAAGACAACCTGCTCGTGCTGCTGCACAAGAGTTTCTTGAGAAAGCAGCTCGCGAGCTTCTTGGTGCTGGTGAGCTTGGTTTAAAGGGTCCCTTACAAGAGATATCAGACGAAGAG